A single region of the Drosophila miranda strain MSH22 chromosome 2, D.miranda_PacBio2.1, whole genome shotgun sequence genome encodes:
- the LOC108156921 gene encoding G protein-activated inward rectifier potassium channel 3 isoform X1: MIVDKSDLVGENAWTKLLPEGDKGKTPIIVKMGNSNSNNNETSVHPETAQLSVDQLVLATTPGVVSETASGGPVLEESYKRSATYASNINSTGGESSGSGTQLSRKESILGTFHRQIRRSIKAVSESPGQLNRYRQTRFSSRRVRKRVVFKHGECNVVQGNVAKRRRRYLQDIFTTLVDAQWRWTLLVFAASFVISWAFFGFIWWIIAYAHNDLEYINLRDKQPDLVANMTHTVCVTEVKSIMTAFLYSVETQTTIGYGNRYVTEECPEAIFTMCIQCITGVFIQAFMVGIVFAKLSRPKKRAQTLLFSRNAVICHRDGVPCLMFRVGDMRKSHIIEAHIRAQIIRKKVTKEGEVLPFYQQELHIGADGGEDRLMFIWPTTIVHKIDRNSPLYMLSASDMLKERFEVVVMLEGVIESTGMTTQARSSYLPSEVLWGHRFVNVVSFRKETGEYEVDYTLFNNTYDVDTPLCSAKQLDELKSEYSKSAKSCLGAAPFPDRALSASLFQRIASAASVDHLDPASDESLDSGRLQIRSHSIPNGVLASELEPLNNNKHGASFTMGGLTITTTAPSIPNLSSINEKTNSGNSINSSNYSNNNSLSTLAIGSGSGSGSGNGSAPATSPSNGSIRKSNPRRLSIKQDQLPIDSIC, translated from the exons ATGATAGTCGACAAGTCGGATCTGGTGGGCGAGAATGCCTGGACGAAGCTGCTGCCCGAGGGCGACAAGGGCAAGACCCCCATCATTGTGAAGAtgggcaacagcaacagcaacaacaacgagaCCTCTGTCCACCCGGAGACCGCGCAGCTCAGCGTGGACCAACTGGTGTTGGCCACAACTCCGGGCGTCGTCTCGGAGACGGCATCCGGCGGACCCGTTCTCGAGGAGAGCTACAAGCGCAGTGCCACCTATGCCTCGAACATCAACAGCACCGGGGGCGAgtccagtggcagtggcacgcAGCTCTCCCGCAAGGAGTCCATCCTGGGCACATTTCACCGACAGATCAGGCGATCCATCAAAGCCGTCAGCGAATCCCCCGGACAACTGAACAG GTACCGGCAGACACGTTTCAGCTCGAGGCGTGTCCGGAAACGTGTGGTGTTCAAGCATGGCGAATGCAACGTGGTGCAAGGCAATGTGGCCAAGAGGCGTCGTCGATATCTGCAG GACATCTTCACGACATTGGTGGATGCTCAGTGGCGCTGGACGCTGCTCGTTTTCGCCGCCAGCTTCGTCATTTCGTGGGCCTTCTTTGGGTTCATCTGGTGGATCATCGCCTATGCCCACAACGACCTGGAGTACATCAATTTGAGGGACAAGCAACCCGATCTGGTGGCCAATATGACGCACACGGTGTGCGTGACGGAGGTGAAGAGCATCATGACCGCCTTCCTCTACTCCGTGGAGACGCAGACGACCATCGGCTACGGCAATCGCTACGTGACGGAGGAGTGCCCGGAGGCCATCTTCACCATGTGCATCCAGTGCATCACGGGCGTCTTCATCCAGGCCTTCATGGTGGGCATTGTCTTTGCCAAGCTGTCGCGCCCCAAGAAGCGCGCACAGACGCTGCTCTTCTCGAGGAATGCCGTCATCTGTCATCGGGATGGTGTGCCCTGTCTGATGTTCCGCGTGGGCGATATGCGCAAGTCCCACATCATCGAGGCGCACATCCGGGCGCAGATCATCCGCAAGAAGGTGACCAAGGAGGGCGAGGTGCTGCCGTTCTACCAACAGGAGCTGCACATAGGCGCCGACGGTGGCGAGGATCGGTTGATGTTCATCTGGCCCACCACCATTGTCCACAAGATCGATCGGAACAGCCCACTGTACATGCTCTCCGCCTCGGATATGCTGAAGGAACGCTTTGAAGTGGTCGTCATGCTGG AGGGCGTCATCGAGTCCACTGGCATGACCACTCAGGCGCGCAGCAGCTATCTGCCCTCGGAGGTGCTGTGGGGCCATCGCTTCGTCAATGTGGTATCCTTCCGCAAGGAGACCGGCGAGTACGAGGTCGACTACACGCTCTTCAACAACACCTACGACGTGGACACGCCCCTGTGCAGCGCCAAACAGCTGGACGAGCTCAAGTCTGAGTACTCGAAGAGCGCCAAGAGCTGTCTGGGTGCGGCCCCGTTCCCGGATCGCGCTCTCTCCGCCAGCCTGTTCCAGCGCATTGCCTCCGCGGCATCTGTGGACCATCTGGATCCGGCGAGTGACGAGTCGCTGGACTCGGGCCGCCTGCAGATACGCTCCCATTCCATACCCAACGGCGTGCTGGCCAGCGAACTGGAGCCGCTGAACAACAACAAGCATGGGGCGTCGTTCACTATGGGCGGACTGACCATTACGACGACGGCGCCCAGCATACCCAACCTCTCAAGTATTAACGAGAAGACCAACTCTGGTAATTCCATAAACAGCAGCAactacagcaacaacaacagcctaAGCACGCTGGCCATAGGATCGGGTTCGGGCTCGGGCTCTGGCAATGGCAGTGCCCCAGCCACGAGTCCCAGCAATGGCAGCATCCGCAAGTCGAATCCGCGTCGCCTGAGCATCAAGCAGGACCAGCTGCCCATAGATTCCATATGTTGA
- the LOC108156921 gene encoding G protein-activated inward rectifier potassium channel 3 isoform X4 has translation MLFVIGLVFVLCFSSIVLQAMLWYRQTRFSSRRVRKRVVFKHGECNVVQGNVAKRRRRYLQDIFTTLVDAQWRWTLLVFAASFVISWAFFGFIWWIIAYAHNDLEYINLRDKQPDLVANMTHTVCVTEVKSIMTAFLYSVETQTTIGYGNRYVTEECPEAIFTMCIQCITGVFIQAFMVGIVFAKLSRPKKRAQTLLFSRNAVICHRDGVPCLMFRVGDMRKSHIIEAHIRAQIIRKKVTKEGEVLPFYQQELHIGADGGEDRLMFIWPTTIVHKIDRNSPLYMLSASDMLKERFEVVVMLEGVIESTGMTTQARSSYLPSEVLWGHRFVNVVSFRKETGEYEVDYTLFNNTYDVDTPLCSAKQLDELKSEYSKSAKSCLGAAPFPDRALSASLFQRIASAASVDHLDPASDESLDSGRLQIRSHSIPNGVLASELEPLNNNKHGASFTMGGLTITTTAPSIPNLSSINEKTNSGNSINSSNYSNNNSLSTLAIGSGSGSGSGNGSAPATSPSNGSIRKSNPRRLSIKQDQLPIDSIC, from the exons ATGCTGTTCGTTATCGGTCTAGTGTTTGTTCTCTGTTTCTCCAGTATTGTGCTTCAGGCCATGCTTTG GTACCGGCAGACACGTTTCAGCTCGAGGCGTGTCCGGAAACGTGTGGTGTTCAAGCATGGCGAATGCAACGTGGTGCAAGGCAATGTGGCCAAGAGGCGTCGTCGATATCTGCAG GACATCTTCACGACATTGGTGGATGCTCAGTGGCGCTGGACGCTGCTCGTTTTCGCCGCCAGCTTCGTCATTTCGTGGGCCTTCTTTGGGTTCATCTGGTGGATCATCGCCTATGCCCACAACGACCTGGAGTACATCAATTTGAGGGACAAGCAACCCGATCTGGTGGCCAATATGACGCACACGGTGTGCGTGACGGAGGTGAAGAGCATCATGACCGCCTTCCTCTACTCCGTGGAGACGCAGACGACCATCGGCTACGGCAATCGCTACGTGACGGAGGAGTGCCCGGAGGCCATCTTCACCATGTGCATCCAGTGCATCACGGGCGTCTTCATCCAGGCCTTCATGGTGGGCATTGTCTTTGCCAAGCTGTCGCGCCCCAAGAAGCGCGCACAGACGCTGCTCTTCTCGAGGAATGCCGTCATCTGTCATCGGGATGGTGTGCCCTGTCTGATGTTCCGCGTGGGCGATATGCGCAAGTCCCACATCATCGAGGCGCACATCCGGGCGCAGATCATCCGCAAGAAGGTGACCAAGGAGGGCGAGGTGCTGCCGTTCTACCAACAGGAGCTGCACATAGGCGCCGACGGTGGCGAGGATCGGTTGATGTTCATCTGGCCCACCACCATTGTCCACAAGATCGATCGGAACAGCCCACTGTACATGCTCTCCGCCTCGGATATGCTGAAGGAACGCTTTGAAGTGGTCGTCATGCTGG AGGGCGTCATCGAGTCCACTGGCATGACCACTCAGGCGCGCAGCAGCTATCTGCCCTCGGAGGTGCTGTGGGGCCATCGCTTCGTCAATGTGGTATCCTTCCGCAAGGAGACCGGCGAGTACGAGGTCGACTACACGCTCTTCAACAACACCTACGACGTGGACACGCCCCTGTGCAGCGCCAAACAGCTGGACGAGCTCAAGTCTGAGTACTCGAAGAGCGCCAAGAGCTGTCTGGGTGCGGCCCCGTTCCCGGATCGCGCTCTCTCCGCCAGCCTGTTCCAGCGCATTGCCTCCGCGGCATCTGTGGACCATCTGGATCCGGCGAGTGACGAGTCGCTGGACTCGGGCCGCCTGCAGATACGCTCCCATTCCATACCCAACGGCGTGCTGGCCAGCGAACTGGAGCCGCTGAACAACAACAAGCATGGGGCGTCGTTCACTATGGGCGGACTGACCATTACGACGACGGCGCCCAGCATACCCAACCTCTCAAGTATTAACGAGAAGACCAACTCTGGTAATTCCATAAACAGCAGCAactacagcaacaacaacagcctaAGCACGCTGGCCATAGGATCGGGTTCGGGCTCGGGCTCTGGCAATGGCAGTGCCCCAGCCACGAGTCCCAGCAATGGCAGCATCCGCAAGTCGAATCCGCGTCGCCTGAGCATCAAGCAGGACCAGCTGCCCATAGATTCCATATGTTGA
- the LOC108156921 gene encoding G protein-activated inward rectifier potassium channel 3 isoform X5, whose product MKRLMTWERDLVDAMYEYRQTRFSSRRVRKRVVFKHGECNVVQGNVAKRRRRYLQDIFTTLVDAQWRWTLLVFAASFVISWAFFGFIWWIIAYAHNDLEYINLRDKQPDLVANMTHTVCVTEVKSIMTAFLYSVETQTTIGYGNRYVTEECPEAIFTMCIQCITGVFIQAFMVGIVFAKLSRPKKRAQTLLFSRNAVICHRDGVPCLMFRVGDMRKSHIIEAHIRAQIIRKKVTKEGEVLPFYQQELHIGADGGEDRLMFIWPTTIVHKIDRNSPLYMLSASDMLKERFEVVVMLEGVIESTGMTTQARSSYLPSEVLWGHRFVNVVSFRKETGEYEVDYTLFNNTYDVDTPLCSAKQLDELKSEYSKSAKSCLGAAPFPDRALSASLFQRIASAASVDHLDPASDESLDSGRLQIRSHSIPNGVLASELEPLNNNKHGASFTMGGLTITTTAPSIPNLSSINEKTNSGNSINSSNYSNNNSLSTLAIGSGSGSGSGNGSAPATSPSNGSIRKSNPRRLSIKQDQLPIDSIC is encoded by the exons ATGAAGCGTCTGATGACCTGGGAGCGTGATCTGGTGGATGCCATGTACGA GTACCGGCAGACACGTTTCAGCTCGAGGCGTGTCCGGAAACGTGTGGTGTTCAAGCATGGCGAATGCAACGTGGTGCAAGGCAATGTGGCCAAGAGGCGTCGTCGATATCTGCAG GACATCTTCACGACATTGGTGGATGCTCAGTGGCGCTGGACGCTGCTCGTTTTCGCCGCCAGCTTCGTCATTTCGTGGGCCTTCTTTGGGTTCATCTGGTGGATCATCGCCTATGCCCACAACGACCTGGAGTACATCAATTTGAGGGACAAGCAACCCGATCTGGTGGCCAATATGACGCACACGGTGTGCGTGACGGAGGTGAAGAGCATCATGACCGCCTTCCTCTACTCCGTGGAGACGCAGACGACCATCGGCTACGGCAATCGCTACGTGACGGAGGAGTGCCCGGAGGCCATCTTCACCATGTGCATCCAGTGCATCACGGGCGTCTTCATCCAGGCCTTCATGGTGGGCATTGTCTTTGCCAAGCTGTCGCGCCCCAAGAAGCGCGCACAGACGCTGCTCTTCTCGAGGAATGCCGTCATCTGTCATCGGGATGGTGTGCCCTGTCTGATGTTCCGCGTGGGCGATATGCGCAAGTCCCACATCATCGAGGCGCACATCCGGGCGCAGATCATCCGCAAGAAGGTGACCAAGGAGGGCGAGGTGCTGCCGTTCTACCAACAGGAGCTGCACATAGGCGCCGACGGTGGCGAGGATCGGTTGATGTTCATCTGGCCCACCACCATTGTCCACAAGATCGATCGGAACAGCCCACTGTACATGCTCTCCGCCTCGGATATGCTGAAGGAACGCTTTGAAGTGGTCGTCATGCTGG AGGGCGTCATCGAGTCCACTGGCATGACCACTCAGGCGCGCAGCAGCTATCTGCCCTCGGAGGTGCTGTGGGGCCATCGCTTCGTCAATGTGGTATCCTTCCGCAAGGAGACCGGCGAGTACGAGGTCGACTACACGCTCTTCAACAACACCTACGACGTGGACACGCCCCTGTGCAGCGCCAAACAGCTGGACGAGCTCAAGTCTGAGTACTCGAAGAGCGCCAAGAGCTGTCTGGGTGCGGCCCCGTTCCCGGATCGCGCTCTCTCCGCCAGCCTGTTCCAGCGCATTGCCTCCGCGGCATCTGTGGACCATCTGGATCCGGCGAGTGACGAGTCGCTGGACTCGGGCCGCCTGCAGATACGCTCCCATTCCATACCCAACGGCGTGCTGGCCAGCGAACTGGAGCCGCTGAACAACAACAAGCATGGGGCGTCGTTCACTATGGGCGGACTGACCATTACGACGACGGCGCCCAGCATACCCAACCTCTCAAGTATTAACGAGAAGACCAACTCTGGTAATTCCATAAACAGCAGCAactacagcaacaacaacagcctaAGCACGCTGGCCATAGGATCGGGTTCGGGCTCGGGCTCTGGCAATGGCAGTGCCCCAGCCACGAGTCCCAGCAATGGCAGCATCCGCAAGTCGAATCCGCGTCGCCTGAGCATCAAGCAGGACCAGCTGCCCATAGATTCCATATGTTGA
- the LOC108156921 gene encoding G protein-activated inward rectifier potassium channel 3 isoform X2, with translation MSELRRSLSRLSMIMYRATHSSEQSWAEELLRYRQTRFSSRRVRKRVVFKHGECNVVQGNVAKRRRRYLQDIFTTLVDAQWRWTLLVFAASFVISWAFFGFIWWIIAYAHNDLEYINLRDKQPDLVANMTHTVCVTEVKSIMTAFLYSVETQTTIGYGNRYVTEECPEAIFTMCIQCITGVFIQAFMVGIVFAKLSRPKKRAQTLLFSRNAVICHRDGVPCLMFRVGDMRKSHIIEAHIRAQIIRKKVTKEGEVLPFYQQELHIGADGGEDRLMFIWPTTIVHKIDRNSPLYMLSASDMLKERFEVVVMLEGVIESTGMTTQARSSYLPSEVLWGHRFVNVVSFRKETGEYEVDYTLFNNTYDVDTPLCSAKQLDELKSEYSKSAKSCLGAAPFPDRALSASLFQRIASAASVDHLDPASDESLDSGRLQIRSHSIPNGVLASELEPLNNNKHGASFTMGGLTITTTAPSIPNLSSINEKTNSGNSINSSNYSNNNSLSTLAIGSGSGSGSGNGSAPATSPSNGSIRKSNPRRLSIKQDQLPIDSIC, from the exons ATGTCAGAGCTACGTCGCAGTCTCAGTCGTCTGTCGATGATCATGTATCGTGCCACACATTCCAGCGAGCAGTCGTGGGCAGAGGAGCTGTTGAG GTACCGGCAGACACGTTTCAGCTCGAGGCGTGTCCGGAAACGTGTGGTGTTCAAGCATGGCGAATGCAACGTGGTGCAAGGCAATGTGGCCAAGAGGCGTCGTCGATATCTGCAG GACATCTTCACGACATTGGTGGATGCTCAGTGGCGCTGGACGCTGCTCGTTTTCGCCGCCAGCTTCGTCATTTCGTGGGCCTTCTTTGGGTTCATCTGGTGGATCATCGCCTATGCCCACAACGACCTGGAGTACATCAATTTGAGGGACAAGCAACCCGATCTGGTGGCCAATATGACGCACACGGTGTGCGTGACGGAGGTGAAGAGCATCATGACCGCCTTCCTCTACTCCGTGGAGACGCAGACGACCATCGGCTACGGCAATCGCTACGTGACGGAGGAGTGCCCGGAGGCCATCTTCACCATGTGCATCCAGTGCATCACGGGCGTCTTCATCCAGGCCTTCATGGTGGGCATTGTCTTTGCCAAGCTGTCGCGCCCCAAGAAGCGCGCACAGACGCTGCTCTTCTCGAGGAATGCCGTCATCTGTCATCGGGATGGTGTGCCCTGTCTGATGTTCCGCGTGGGCGATATGCGCAAGTCCCACATCATCGAGGCGCACATCCGGGCGCAGATCATCCGCAAGAAGGTGACCAAGGAGGGCGAGGTGCTGCCGTTCTACCAACAGGAGCTGCACATAGGCGCCGACGGTGGCGAGGATCGGTTGATGTTCATCTGGCCCACCACCATTGTCCACAAGATCGATCGGAACAGCCCACTGTACATGCTCTCCGCCTCGGATATGCTGAAGGAACGCTTTGAAGTGGTCGTCATGCTGG AGGGCGTCATCGAGTCCACTGGCATGACCACTCAGGCGCGCAGCAGCTATCTGCCCTCGGAGGTGCTGTGGGGCCATCGCTTCGTCAATGTGGTATCCTTCCGCAAGGAGACCGGCGAGTACGAGGTCGACTACACGCTCTTCAACAACACCTACGACGTGGACACGCCCCTGTGCAGCGCCAAACAGCTGGACGAGCTCAAGTCTGAGTACTCGAAGAGCGCCAAGAGCTGTCTGGGTGCGGCCCCGTTCCCGGATCGCGCTCTCTCCGCCAGCCTGTTCCAGCGCATTGCCTCCGCGGCATCTGTGGACCATCTGGATCCGGCGAGTGACGAGTCGCTGGACTCGGGCCGCCTGCAGATACGCTCCCATTCCATACCCAACGGCGTGCTGGCCAGCGAACTGGAGCCGCTGAACAACAACAAGCATGGGGCGTCGTTCACTATGGGCGGACTGACCATTACGACGACGGCGCCCAGCATACCCAACCTCTCAAGTATTAACGAGAAGACCAACTCTGGTAATTCCATAAACAGCAGCAactacagcaacaacaacagcctaAGCACGCTGGCCATAGGATCGGGTTCGGGCTCGGGCTCTGGCAATGGCAGTGCCCCAGCCACGAGTCCCAGCAATGGCAGCATCCGCAAGTCGAATCCGCGTCGCCTGAGCATCAAGCAGGACCAGCTGCCCATAGATTCCATATGTTGA
- the LOC108156921 gene encoding G protein-activated inward rectifier potassium channel 3 isoform X3 produces MATLLKAGKFPQRNAYHCVEGIALLSSLGYRQTRFSSRRVRKRVVFKHGECNVVQGNVAKRRRRYLQDIFTTLVDAQWRWTLLVFAASFVISWAFFGFIWWIIAYAHNDLEYINLRDKQPDLVANMTHTVCVTEVKSIMTAFLYSVETQTTIGYGNRYVTEECPEAIFTMCIQCITGVFIQAFMVGIVFAKLSRPKKRAQTLLFSRNAVICHRDGVPCLMFRVGDMRKSHIIEAHIRAQIIRKKVTKEGEVLPFYQQELHIGADGGEDRLMFIWPTTIVHKIDRNSPLYMLSASDMLKERFEVVVMLEGVIESTGMTTQARSSYLPSEVLWGHRFVNVVSFRKETGEYEVDYTLFNNTYDVDTPLCSAKQLDELKSEYSKSAKSCLGAAPFPDRALSASLFQRIASAASVDHLDPASDESLDSGRLQIRSHSIPNGVLASELEPLNNNKHGASFTMGGLTITTTAPSIPNLSSINEKTNSGNSINSSNYSNNNSLSTLAIGSGSGSGSGNGSAPATSPSNGSIRKSNPRRLSIKQDQLPIDSIC; encoded by the exons ATGGCAACACTGCTGAAAGCAGGGAAATTCCCTCAACGCAACGCATACCATTGCGTTGAGGGAATAGCCCTGCTCTCCTCTCTGGG GTACCGGCAGACACGTTTCAGCTCGAGGCGTGTCCGGAAACGTGTGGTGTTCAAGCATGGCGAATGCAACGTGGTGCAAGGCAATGTGGCCAAGAGGCGTCGTCGATATCTGCAG GACATCTTCACGACATTGGTGGATGCTCAGTGGCGCTGGACGCTGCTCGTTTTCGCCGCCAGCTTCGTCATTTCGTGGGCCTTCTTTGGGTTCATCTGGTGGATCATCGCCTATGCCCACAACGACCTGGAGTACATCAATTTGAGGGACAAGCAACCCGATCTGGTGGCCAATATGACGCACACGGTGTGCGTGACGGAGGTGAAGAGCATCATGACCGCCTTCCTCTACTCCGTGGAGACGCAGACGACCATCGGCTACGGCAATCGCTACGTGACGGAGGAGTGCCCGGAGGCCATCTTCACCATGTGCATCCAGTGCATCACGGGCGTCTTCATCCAGGCCTTCATGGTGGGCATTGTCTTTGCCAAGCTGTCGCGCCCCAAGAAGCGCGCACAGACGCTGCTCTTCTCGAGGAATGCCGTCATCTGTCATCGGGATGGTGTGCCCTGTCTGATGTTCCGCGTGGGCGATATGCGCAAGTCCCACATCATCGAGGCGCACATCCGGGCGCAGATCATCCGCAAGAAGGTGACCAAGGAGGGCGAGGTGCTGCCGTTCTACCAACAGGAGCTGCACATAGGCGCCGACGGTGGCGAGGATCGGTTGATGTTCATCTGGCCCACCACCATTGTCCACAAGATCGATCGGAACAGCCCACTGTACATGCTCTCCGCCTCGGATATGCTGAAGGAACGCTTTGAAGTGGTCGTCATGCTGG AGGGCGTCATCGAGTCCACTGGCATGACCACTCAGGCGCGCAGCAGCTATCTGCCCTCGGAGGTGCTGTGGGGCCATCGCTTCGTCAATGTGGTATCCTTCCGCAAGGAGACCGGCGAGTACGAGGTCGACTACACGCTCTTCAACAACACCTACGACGTGGACACGCCCCTGTGCAGCGCCAAACAGCTGGACGAGCTCAAGTCTGAGTACTCGAAGAGCGCCAAGAGCTGTCTGGGTGCGGCCCCGTTCCCGGATCGCGCTCTCTCCGCCAGCCTGTTCCAGCGCATTGCCTCCGCGGCATCTGTGGACCATCTGGATCCGGCGAGTGACGAGTCGCTGGACTCGGGCCGCCTGCAGATACGCTCCCATTCCATACCCAACGGCGTGCTGGCCAGCGAACTGGAGCCGCTGAACAACAACAAGCATGGGGCGTCGTTCACTATGGGCGGACTGACCATTACGACGACGGCGCCCAGCATACCCAACCTCTCAAGTATTAACGAGAAGACCAACTCTGGTAATTCCATAAACAGCAGCAactacagcaacaacaacagcctaAGCACGCTGGCCATAGGATCGGGTTCGGGCTCGGGCTCTGGCAATGGCAGTGCCCCAGCCACGAGTCCCAGCAATGGCAGCATCCGCAAGTCGAATCCGCGTCGCCTGAGCATCAAGCAGGACCAGCTGCCCATAGATTCCATATGTTGA
- the LOC108154319 gene encoding probable V-type proton ATPase subunit d 2 — translation MSLLFNTEWGYLEGITRGFKNGMLKHSDYLALTQCESLEDVMMNIQGTDYGNIFSNDRKFSVELIEKRLGEKLLNEFNYIRAHSTDPLSSFLEYIRYPYMIDNVALLIAGLNNNRPMKRLLEMCHPLGYFDQLAAIEVAISSVELFNAVLIDTPLAKFIPPNFHEETFIQIDVEIVRGVLYRSYLESFYAFCKGLGGTTSNVMCKLLGFEADRRVITITVNALPTHLTAEDRLKMYPTCGNLPDLALQTLSEVSDYDRVRDVCNFAGYGDMFDNIERDTDGLIGLEDRFLMVEAKNNVQSYLQQFHYGIFYSYVKLKQLESRNIIWICECISQRQTDNVNAYIPIPLD, via the coding sequence atgtcgttgctcttcAACACCGAATGGGGCTACTTGGAAGGCATTACGCGGGGCTTTAAGAACGGCATGCTGAAACACTCGGATTACCTCGCGCTGACGCAATGCGAGTCCCTCGAAGACGTAATGATGAACATCCAGGGCACCGACTACGGCAACATCTTTTCCAACGATCGCAAGTTCAGTGTGGAGCTGATCGAAAAGCGGCTGGGGGAGAAGCTTCTTAATGAGTTCAACTACATCCGGGCCCACTCTACGGATCCATTGAGCTCGTTTCTCGAGTACATCCGCTATCCATACATGATCGACAACGTGGCGCTGCTGATCGCGGGCCTGAACAACAACCGTCCCATGAAAAGACTGCTCGAGATGTGCCATCCATTGGGCTACTTCGATCAATTGGCGGCCATTGAGGTGGCCATCAGCTCGGTGGAGCTCTTCAATGCCGTGCTCATCGACACGCCGCTGGCCAAATTTATTCCGCCAAACTTCCACGAGGAAACCTTTATCCAAATTGATGTCGAGATTGTCCGGGGCGTGCTCTACCGGTCCTATCTGGAGAGCTTTTACGCCTTCTGCAAAGGCCTGGGCGGGACCACGTCGAACGTGATGTGCAAGCTGTTGGGCTTCGAGGCGGACCGCCGGGTCATAACCATCACCGTAAACGCCCTGCCCACTCACCTGACAGCCGAAGATCGTCTGAAGATGTACCCCACATGCGGAAATCTGCCCGATCTCGCGCTGCAGACCCTCTCCGAGGTCAGCGACTACGACCGGGTGCGCGATGTTTGCAACTTTGCGGGATACGGCGACATGTTCGATAACATCGAACGGGACACGGACGGACTGATCGGGCTCGAGGACCGATTCCTGATGGTGGAGGCCAAGAACAACGTGCAATCGTATCTGCAGCAGTTCCACTACGGCATATTCTACTCCTACGTGAAGCTGAAGCAGCTGGAGAGCCGCAACATCATCTGGATATGTGAGTGCATTTCGCAGCGTCAGACGGATAATGTCAATGCATATATTCCCATACCTTTGGATTGA
- the LOC108156922 gene encoding uncharacterized protein LOC108156922, producing the protein MLARLRRAGSGSPQDLPRLEMATSLEKSQAEVLLNELQHLVYFVVVFLLCPLLIFCGFKYVLLGTSHLNADIGSGVATVIVMHILIAVYMFRLIFQQEFSRMEQIETLSEWENILPQQAQKQHPVLVVLLLMFYCSLIIGFPVVTFFALKFVVLKNLFLIGNMDADIISAIGAVIAVHLAVGLFIYRVYYTTTSGNSANAKKI; encoded by the exons ATGCTTGCCAGGCTACGCAGGGCTGGGTCGGGCTCCCCTCAGGATCTTCCCAGACTGGAAATGGCAACGTCCTTAGAG AAATCCCAGGCGGAAGTCCTGCTGAATGAATTGCAGCACCTGGTCTACTTCGTGGTCGTGTTCCTACTCTGTCCCCTGCTGATCTTCTGCGGCTTCAAGTACGTGCTCCTGGGCACCAGCCACCTAAATGCGGACATCGGCTCGGGTGTGGCCACTGTGATCGTGATGCATATCCTGATCGCCGTCTACATGTTCCGCCTGATCTTCCAGCAGGAGTTCTCGCGCATGGAGCAGATCGAAACGCTGTCCGAGTGGGAGAACATCCTGCCCCAGCAGGCCCAGAAGCAGCATCCCGTTCTCGTTGTTCTCCTGCTGATGTTCTACTGCTCGTTGATCATCGGCTTCCCTGTTGTCACGTTCTTCGCTCTGAAGTTTGTGGTCCTGAAGAATCTCTTTCTCATCGGCAACATGGATGCCGACATAATATCGGCTATTGGGGCCGTCATTGCCGTCCACCTAGCAGTTGGGCTGTTCATCTATAGGGTGTACTATACCACCACTTCGGGGAACAGTGCCAATGCCAAGAAAATTTAA